Proteins co-encoded in one Cytobacillus sp. NJ13 genomic window:
- a CDS encoding nodulation protein NfeD encodes MTAFSLFFALLLLGSPFQGKANNEKVLIVPIEETVEKGLYAFLNRAVQTAEEENASAIIFEINTPGGAVDAAGQIGRLLTSTNVKTISFVNKQALSAGAYIALNTDEIYMVPGSTMGSAAIIDQQGNTAGKKAESYWFAAMQSAASQTGRDPVYALAMADESVDLPDLGAPKGKLLTLTAEQAKEVGYSEGTVDSRAELLKVLGFEGAAVQTIDESFAEKVARFITHPVVIPILLSIGSLGLVLELYSPGFGIPGFMGLSALLLFFYGHMVAGLAGYETLILFVIGIGLIIAEFFLPGGIAGIAGIAAVLGSLFLAADNAAHMGMSILIAMGVSVLASILMIKVFGKKMKFFKKIILTDSTNTEKGYISNKSRLELIGLEGYALTALRPSGTVVIGDERIDVVSEGGFILKGAKVKVVKAEGSRIVVREVSNLDLDK; translated from the coding sequence ATAACCGCCTTTTCATTGTTCTTTGCTCTGCTGCTTTTGGGAAGCCCTTTTCAAGGAAAAGCCAATAATGAAAAAGTGCTGATTGTTCCTATTGAAGAAACTGTGGAAAAAGGGCTTTATGCATTTTTAAATAGAGCGGTCCAAACAGCTGAAGAAGAAAATGCCTCAGCCATTATATTTGAAATAAATACACCCGGAGGCGCAGTAGATGCAGCCGGGCAAATCGGAAGGCTGTTAACCTCGACAAATGTAAAAACAATATCTTTTGTCAATAAGCAGGCCTTATCTGCAGGTGCCTATATAGCATTGAATACGGATGAAATATACATGGTGCCTGGTTCAACAATGGGTTCAGCAGCAATTATTGACCAGCAGGGTAATACGGCTGGCAAGAAAGCGGAATCATACTGGTTTGCGGCTATGCAGAGTGCTGCCTCACAAACGGGCAGAGATCCTGTTTATGCCCTTGCTATGGCAGATGAATCGGTGGATCTGCCAGATTTAGGGGCGCCGAAAGGAAAGCTTCTTACCCTCACAGCTGAACAGGCTAAAGAGGTAGGGTATTCGGAAGGCACAGTAGATTCAAGGGCGGAATTACTGAAAGTGCTGGGGTTTGAGGGAGCTGCTGTACAGACAATTGATGAAAGCTTTGCAGAAAAGGTGGCCCGTTTTATTACCCATCCTGTCGTTATACCAATTCTATTATCCATCGGAAGCCTTGGGCTTGTTCTGGAGCTGTATTCACCGGGTTTCGGCATCCCTGGCTTCATGGGGTTATCGGCCCTGCTCCTTTTCTTTTATGGCCATATGGTGGCCGGCCTGGCAGGATATGAAACATTAATTCTGTTTGTAATAGGCATAGGTTTAATAATAGCTGAGTTTTTCCTTCCTGGAGGAATTGCAGGAATAGCTGGAATAGCAGCTGTGCTGGGCAGCCTGTTCCTGGCTGCTGACAATGCAGCCCATATGGGAATGTCTATTTTAATTGCTATGGGAGTTTCAGTATTGGCATCTATATTAATGATAAAGGTGTTTGGTAAAAAAATGAAATTCTTCAAAAAAATAATATTAACCGATAGCACAAATACAGAAAAAGGCTATATTTCAAATAAGAGCAGACTTGAACTGATTGGCCTTGAGGGTTATGCGCTTACAGCACTAAGGCCATCTGGTACAGTTGTCATCGGGGATGAGCGGATTGACGTTGTCAGTGAGGGAGGCTTTATCCTAAAAGGGGCAAAAGTAAAAGTTGTTAAAGCAGAAGGCTCACGTATTGTTGTAAGGGAAGTATCTAATCTTGATTTAGATAAATAA
- the floA gene encoding flotillin-like protein FloA (flotillin-like protein involved in membrane lipid rafts): protein MLEAGTVFVLVAVVLGVILLGILFTFVPVMLWISALAAGVRVSIFTLIGMRLRRVIPSRVINPLIKAHKAGIDVSTNQLESHYLAGGNVDRVVNALIAAHRANIDLSFERSAAIDLAGRDVLEAVQMSVNPKVIETPFIAGVAMDGIEVKAKARITVRANIDRLVGGAGEETIVARVGEGIVSTIGSQTDHKKVLENPDMISQTVLSKGLDAGTAFEILSIDIADVDIGKNIGAELQTEQAEADKKIAQAKAEERRAMAVAQEQEMKARVEEMRAKVVEAEAQVPLAMSEALRSGNIGVMDYMNIQNISADTEMRDSIGNMSDDGKSGRKND, encoded by the coding sequence ATGTTAGAAGCAGGGACAGTATTTGTTCTGGTTGCCGTTGTACTTGGTGTCATTTTACTTGGGATATTATTCACCTTTGTACCGGTAATGCTGTGGATTTCAGCATTGGCAGCGGGTGTCAGAGTCAGTATCTTTACATTAATTGGAATGAGGCTTCGCCGGGTTATACCAAGCCGTGTTATTAACCCGTTAATCAAAGCCCATAAGGCAGGGATTGATGTATCAACAAACCAGCTGGAAAGCCATTACTTGGCAGGGGGAAATGTTGATAGAGTTGTCAATGCATTAATTGCAGCACACCGTGCAAATATTGATTTAAGCTTTGAACGCAGTGCTGCCATCGACCTGGCAGGGCGTGACGTTTTGGAAGCTGTTCAAATGAGCGTTAACCCAAAAGTAATTGAAACTCCTTTCATTGCGGGTGTGGCGATGGATGGTATTGAAGTAAAGGCGAAAGCGCGAATTACGGTCCGGGCAAATATTGACCGTCTAGTCGGGGGAGCCGGTGAGGAAACAATTGTGGCGCGTGTTGGTGAGGGGATTGTCTCTACAATCGGTTCGCAGACTGATCACAAGAAAGTACTCGAAAATCCTGATATGATTTCTCAGACTGTTCTCTCGAAAGGTCTGGATGCGGGGACTGCTTTCGAAATCCTTTCCATTGATATTGCGGACGTGGATATCGGCAAAAATATCGGTGCGGAACTTCAGACTGAACAAGCAGAGGCGGATAAGAAGATTGCCCAGGCGAAAGCGGAAGAAAGACGTGCAATGGCAGTAGCGCAAGAACAGGAAATGAAAGCCCGTGTTGAAGAAATGCGAGCGAAGGTTGTGGAAGCAGAGGCTCAGGTGCCGCTAGCCATGTCAGAAGCGCTCCGTTCTGGAAATATTGGTGTAATGGATTATATGAATATCCAAAACATCTCAGCTGATACCGAAATGAGGGACTCAATCGGCAATATGAGTGATGACGGCAAAAGTGGCCGCAAAAATGACTAA
- the yqfC gene encoding sporulation protein YqfC — MAKKWGQFVRGWMTKNMELPQDVMMDLPRITMIGQIHIYIENHRGLLAFSDKELRLLLKQGQLLIRGKAFVIKTILPEEILLEGKIDSVTYITDTD; from the coding sequence ATGGCAAAAAAGTGGGGACAATTCGTCCGCGGCTGGATGACTAAAAATATGGAGCTTCCTCAAGATGTCATGATGGATCTGCCCCGCATCACAATGATTGGGCAAATCCATATCTATATAGAGAACCACAGGGGATTATTGGCTTTTTCAGATAAGGAATTAAGACTGCTTTTGAAGCAGGGGCAGCTTTTAATTCGAGGGAAAGCTTTCGTTATAAAAACGATACTGCCAGAAGAAATATTGCTGGAGGGGAAAATTGACTCAGTTACTTATATTACAGACACTGATTAA
- the yqfD gene encoding sporulation protein YqfD, which translates to MKNQWIEFYRGLVTVKASGRGIERFINALTRSGINIWNVKNHGTQSVTFKMKLEDAKKIRSHARNSDCRIEFLQRAGAPFLVKRLLKNSGFAAGALAFFAVILLLSNMVWGIEIKGANPATEYQIIKELDKMGVKKGKLQFFVDNVESIQRKLSNNIEAITWVGVELKGTTYHLQVVEKNEPNKPEYLSPRHLVAKKKAVIVDMFVEEGRAVVDIHDHVQPGQLLVSGIIGKEGQTETVPSKGEIFGETWYKSEVILPLKSTFKVFSGSEKVKHAITIGNLEIPLWGFGSPEFEEYELEENEKRVKFLKWELPISYVNKTFREREQVTRIYSNKEAFEAAKDLARKKIKSSLDENAKVMGEKVLHQSIDNGKVTIAIHFQIIENIAEGQPIIQGDSE; encoded by the coding sequence ATGAAGAACCAGTGGATCGAATTTTACAGGGGCCTTGTAACAGTTAAAGCAAGCGGGAGGGGAATAGAAAGATTTATTAATGCGCTTACCCGCAGCGGAATCAATATCTGGAACGTGAAAAACCATGGAACGCAATCAGTCACCTTTAAAATGAAATTGGAAGATGCCAAAAAAATAAGGAGCCACGCCAGGAACAGTGATTGCAGAATCGAGTTCCTGCAGCGGGCAGGAGCTCCATTCCTTGTGAAAAGGCTGCTGAAAAACAGCGGGTTTGCTGCTGGTGCACTCGCGTTTTTTGCAGTCATTCTCCTTTTATCCAATATGGTTTGGGGAATAGAGATCAAGGGTGCAAATCCTGCTACTGAATATCAGATCATCAAAGAATTGGACAAGATGGGGGTTAAAAAAGGAAAGCTGCAGTTCTTTGTAGATAACGTGGAGTCTATTCAGCGTAAACTTTCAAACAATATTGAAGCGATTACTTGGGTCGGTGTGGAGTTAAAAGGGACAACCTACCATTTGCAGGTCGTAGAGAAAAATGAGCCTAATAAGCCTGAGTATTTAAGTCCGCGTCATTTGGTAGCGAAGAAGAAAGCAGTCATTGTAGATATGTTTGTCGAAGAAGGGCGTGCAGTCGTTGATATACACGATCATGTTCAGCCAGGACAGCTTTTGGTCTCAGGGATAATCGGGAAAGAGGGCCAAACAGAGACTGTTCCTTCGAAGGGGGAGATTTTCGGGGAGACATGGTATAAGTCTGAAGTCATTCTTCCGCTTAAAAGCACTTTCAAAGTCTTCAGCGGCAGTGAAAAAGTCAAGCATGCAATTACGATCGGAAATCTTGAAATTCCATTATGGGGATTTGGAAGCCCGGAGTTTGAAGAGTATGAATTAGAGGAAAATGAAAAAAGAGTAAAATTCCTGAAATGGGAGCTTCCTATTTCATATGTAAATAAAACGTTCCGTGAAAGGGAGCAAGTCACAAGAATATATTCCAATAAAGAGGCATTTGAAGCAGCGAAAGATTTGGCAAGAAAAAAAATAAAAAGCAGCTTAGATGAAAATGCTAAAGTTATGGGAGAAAAAGTTTTGCACCAATCAATTGACAATGGTAAAGTAACAATAGCAATACATTTCCAAATTATTGAGAATATTGCAGAAGGACAACCAATTATTCAAGGAGATTCGGAATGA